A section of the Ignavibacteriales bacterium genome encodes:
- the pepT gene encoding peptidase T, with amino-acid sequence MVLDYKFTCADRFLNYVKIDTQSDPDSNTYPSTEKQKNLGRVLVKELKEIGISDADMDEFGYVYATIESNTDKNVPVLCFCSHMDTSPDVTGKNVNPVINKNYQGGDIVLKNDPAQVITEEENPALKDQIGNDIITTDGTTLLGADNKAGVAEIMDAANYLITHPEIKHGKIRILFTPDEEIGRGVDKVDMERLGADIGYTIDGESLGQIENETFSADSVTIDIQGFNIHPGFAKNKMENAIKIAGEILEKLPKDNMSPETTDNREGFVHPVSLKAGNDRATLKFIIRSFSEEELKKQEDFLKTITQEVISKYRRSSFDFKVEESYRNMKEIVDRDPRIVEYAVEAVKNAGVTPKLSSIRGGTDGSRLSFMGLPCPNLFAGEHAFHSKLEWVSIQDMEKAVETIINLCIIWEERT; translated from the coding sequence ATTGTATTGGATTATAAATTTACCTGCGCAGACCGGTTTCTTAATTACGTAAAAATAGATACTCAATCCGATCCCGATTCGAATACATACCCCTCTACGGAAAAACAAAAAAATCTCGGCCGGGTTCTCGTAAAAGAGTTGAAAGAGATTGGTATATCCGATGCCGACATGGATGAATTTGGATATGTGTATGCTACGATAGAATCCAATACCGATAAAAACGTTCCTGTATTATGCTTTTGTTCTCATATGGATACATCTCCTGATGTAACGGGAAAGAACGTCAACCCGGTTATAAACAAGAATTATCAGGGCGGTGATATAGTCTTAAAAAACGATCCGGCACAGGTGATTACGGAAGAAGAAAATCCCGCGCTCAAAGATCAGATTGGAAACGACATTATTACAACCGATGGAACCACACTTCTTGGCGCAGACAATAAAGCCGGTGTTGCTGAAATAATGGATGCGGCAAATTACCTCATTACTCACCCGGAGATAAAACATGGAAAGATCAGAATACTTTTCACTCCCGATGAAGAAATTGGAAGAGGTGTTGATAAAGTTGATATGGAAAGGCTCGGTGCGGACATTGGATATACAATAGACGGTGAATCACTTGGGCAAATAGAAAATGAAACATTTTCGGCTGATTCTGTTACCATCGATATACAAGGATTTAATATTCACCCGGGATTTGCAAAAAATAAGATGGAGAATGCCATCAAAATTGCGGGCGAAATACTTGAGAAACTCCCTAAAGACAATATGTCGCCGGAAACAACCGATAATAGAGAGGGTTTTGTTCATCCGGTTTCCTTAAAGGCAGGAAATGACCGTGCAACTTTAAAGTTTATAATTCGTAGTTTTAGTGAAGAAGAACTGAAAAAACAAGAGGATTTCCTCAAAACAATTACCCAGGAGGTAATTTCCAAATACAGGCGCTCCTCATTTGATTTTAAGGTAGAAGAATCCTACCGTAATATGAAGGAGATTGTTGACAGGGATCCGAGAATAGTAGAATATGCTGTAGAAGCTGTTAAAAATGCGGGAGTTACGCCAAAATTAAGCTCAATTAGAGGCGGAACTGACGGCTCCAGATTGTCATTTATGGGGCTTCCCTGCCCTAATCTGTTCGCTGGAGAGCATGCGTTTCATTCCAAATTAGAATGGGTTTCTATACAGGATATGGAAAAAGCTGTTGAAACAATCATAAATTTATGTATTATTTGGGAAGAACGCACTTGA